From one Coffea eugenioides isolate CCC68of chromosome 11, Ceug_1.0, whole genome shotgun sequence genomic stretch:
- the LOC113753959 gene encoding phospholipase A1-Igamma2, chloroplastic-like yields the protein MAAKVVYENPAHIEYVVSKIWKMEFMGFYDFWNAFQRKPTTQAMLFRQNKDTDSELICVAFRGTEPFAADDWITDMDLSYYELPNVGRAHCGFMEALGLQRGSGWPKNIPQSNRQYAYYTIREILKDALKNNPNAKFIVTGHSLGGALAILFPSILAYHEEKDLSERLDGVYTFGQPRVGDSRFGAFVENNMESSRRKYFRIVYCNDLVPRVPWDNSWSDFQHFGKCIYFNSLYRGDIVDEVPNKNYFSVFMFIPKKMICVWELMRGFGMGMFIGREYKELKVMRAVRLMGIFSIAGLPAHAPLDYVNSTRFASPDLYAPKPWLRQ from the exons ATGGCTGCCAAAGTCGTTTACGAGAACCCCGCTCATATCGAATATGTGGTCTCGAAAATCTGGAAG ATGGAATTCATGGGATTTTACGATTTCTGGAACG CTTTCCAAAGGAAACCAACAACACAAGCAATGTTGTTTCGACAAAATAAGGACACGGACTCGGAACTGATATGTGTGGCCTTCAGAGGTACAGAACCCTTTGCTGCTGATGATTGGATTACAGACATGGATCTCTCCTATTATGAGCTTCCCAATGTGGGGAGGGCGCATTGTGGATTCATGGAAGCTCTTGGTCTACAGAGGGGCAGTGGTTGGCCCAAGAACATACCCCAATCGAATAGGCAATACGCTTACTATACCATCCGGGAAATTCTGAAAGATGCTTTGAAAAACAATCCCAATGCTAAATTTATAGTGACAGGTCACAGCTTGGGTGGTGCACTAGCAATTCTGTTTCCATCCATTTTGGCGTATCACGAAGAAAAGGATCTGTCGGAGCGGTTAGACGGGGTCTACACTTTTGGTCAACCGAGAGTTGGAGATTCCAGATTTGGAGCATTCGTGGAAAACAACATGGAGAGCAGCAGGCGCAAGTACTTTAGGATCGTTTATTGCAACGATCTTGTGCCTAGAGTCCCTTGGGACAATTCATGGAGCGATTTTCAGCACTTTGGAAAGTGTATCTACTTCAACAGCCTTTACAGGGGCGAT ATTGTTGATGAAGTACCAAACAAGAACTACTTTTCAGTCTTCATGTTCATCCCCAAAAAAATGATCTGTGTTTGGGAGCTGATGAGAGGATTTGGGATGGGAATGTTCATCGGACGTGAATACAAGGAATTGAAGGTTATGCGAGCGGTTCGACTTATGGGCATCTTCTCCATAGCTGGCCTGCCAGCACATGCTCCTCTAGATTATGTCAATTCCACAAGGTTTGCATCTCCAGATTTGTACGCTCCCAAACCATGGCTTCGCCAATAA